From Drosophila suzukii chromosome 2R, CBGP_Dsuzu_IsoJpt1.0, whole genome shotgun sequence, a single genomic window includes:
- the LOC108008573 gene encoding uncharacterized protein codes for MEVLCKILTVCLLLIGAQAFPAIEPVKSSNELTWQSLFFDALTGNLQEPQADELINLEECTALYTVDNIEILLTASYKIRRCNNVESRDIERYLERHDAIYTKHNFERELLSCHTRDCYVDTVLNLFSSVSRNRYDHRRRRACVLREVERAAVKLDAASIALANCLAQAQPQPQPPQNSTVPPPPQNTTAGGPGLNRTQWPNTNTTPNFTTTALPPWWGNSSTQVPSENTTALPPWWGNSTTSRPSGNTTALPPWWGNNSTQVPSGNTTDLPPWWGNNSTQVPSGNTTALPPWWGNNSTQVPSGNTTALPPWYGNSTTSRPSGNTTALPPWWGNNTTQVPSENTTALPPWWGNNSTQVPSGNTTALPPWWGNSTTSRPSGNTTALPPWWGNNSTQVPSGNTTDLPPWWGNNSTQVPSGNTTDLPPWWGNNSTQVPSGNTTALPPWYGNSTTSRPSGNTTALPPWWGNNSTQVPSGNTTALPPWWGNNTSNGPWGNNSAQGPLRNTTALPPWWGNNSTSGLLENNSTQVPPENATLPPWWGNNTSDGPWGNNSTQVGNTTALPPWWGNNTSNGPWGNNSTQGPNWWNSTTLGPVNSTTENPWLGNSTQGPWNTTTADDRSTTQGNWFDHLMHELGNLF; via the exons TGCTCATCGGTGCTCAG GCGTTCCCGGCAATTGAACCAGTCAAGAGCTCCAACGAGCTCACCTGGCAGTCCCTGTTCTTCGATGCTCTGACTGGAAACCTGCAGGAGCCCCAGGCTGATGAGCTCATCAACTTGGAAGAGTGCACTGCTCTCTACACGGTGGATAACATTGAGATTCTGTTGACGGCTAGCtacaagattcgtcgttgCAACAATGTGGAGTCCAGGGATATCGAGAGATACTTGGAACGTCACGACGCCATCTACACGAAGCACAACTTCGAAAGGGAGTTGCTTTCCTGCCACACCCGCGATTGCTACGTGGATACC GTTCTGAATCTGTTCAGCTCGGTGAGTCGCAACCGCTACGATCATCGTCGCCGCAGGGCCTGCGTTCTCCGTGAGGTGGAGAGGGCAGCCGTTAAGCTGGATGCTGCCTCCATCGCTTTGGCCAACTGTCTTGCCCAGGCCCAGCCTCAACCCCAGCCACCCCAGAACAGCACTGTGCCCCCTCCGCCCCAGAACACCACCGCCGGTGGACCTGGATTGAACAGGACTCAATGGCCCAATACCAACACCACCCCCAACTTTACCACAACTGCCCTCCCCCCATGGTGGGGAAACAGCTCTACCCAAGTTCCCTCGGAAAACACGACAGCTCTACCTCCATGGTGGGGCAACAGCACTACCAGCAGACCCTCGGGAAACACGACAGCTCTACCTCCATGGTGGGGAAACAACTCTACCCAAGTTCCCTCGGGAAACACCACAGATCTACCTCCATGGTGGGGAAACAACTCTACCCAAGTTCCCTCGGGAAACACGACAGCTCTACCTCCTTGGTGGGGAAACAACTCTACCCAAGTTCCCTCGGGAAACACGACAGCTCTACCTCCATGGTATGGCAACAGCACTACCAGCAGACCCTCGGGAAATACGACAGCTCTACCTCCATGGTGGGGAAACAACACTACCCAAGTTCCCTCGGAAAACACGACAGCTCTACCTCCATGGTGGGGAAACAACTCTACCCAAGTTCCCTCCGGAAACACGACAGCTCTACCTCCATGGTGGGGCAACAGCACTACCAGCAGACCCTCGGGAAACACGACAGCTCTACCTCCATGGTGGGGCAACAACTCTACCCAAGTTCCCTCGGGAAACACCACAGATCTACCTCCATGGTGGGGAAACAACTCTACCCAAGTTCCTTCGGGAAACACCACAGATCTACCTCCATGGTGGGGAAACAACTCTACCCAAGTTCCCTCGGGAAACACCACAGCTCTACCTCCATGGTATGGCAACAGCACTACCAGCAGACCCTCGGGAAACACGACAGCTCTACCTCCATGGTGGGGCAACAACTCTACCCAAGTTCCCTCGGGAAACACGACAGCTCTACCTCCATGGTGGGGAAACAACACTAGTAACGGACCATGGGGAAACAACTCTGCCCAAGGACCCTTGAGAAACACAACAGCTCTTCCTCCATGGTGGGGAAACAACTCTACTAGCGGACTATTGGAAAACAACTCTACCCAAGTACCCCCGGAAAACGCAACTCTACCTCCATGGTGGGGCAACAACACTAGTGACGGACCATGGGGAAACAACTCTACCCAAGTGGGAAACACGACAGCTCTACCTCCATGGTGGGGAAACAACACTAGTAACGGACCATGGGGAAACAACTCTACCCAAGGACCCAACTGGTGGAACAGCACCACTCTTGGCCCCGTGAACAGCACCACTGAGAATCCTTGGCTCGGAAACTCCACCCAGGGACCCTGGAACACCACCACCGCTGACGACAGGTCCACCACCCAGGGCAACTGGTTCGATCATCTGATGCACGAGCTTGGAAACCTCTTCTAG